The DNA segment GTGTAGTATCCCAGACGTCAAGCAGGAGCTCACGGGGTATATTGCTGGATATGAAGGGGTCCTGTAGCCAGTCGTCGAAGGCCTTGAGCGTCTTTATCATGTGGTTGAACGCAAGCCTTGTGTGTATTATTAGGTCTAGCCTGTCGGAGTTTCTAACCTGGCTATCTATGTTCTTAAAGTTCTCTAGCACAGCCTTCTGGAGCATCACCCAGCGCTCCAGGCTCCTCGTGAAGGCCGTTACATCGGTAGGTCTAGACAAGCCCTGCCACCTCACCATCTATGATAGTGGGTTTTGGGGTCTCTTATTCTATCATCTAGCCCTCCCCGGACTCGCGGGGCTCGAGGGGGACTGGTGCTGACGCCCTAAGCTTCACCCATTCTGGCACGCGCTCCGCCAGCCTAGAGGCGATCTCCCTATCACGATCGGGATCCCTATACTTATCATCCATCATAACTGGTATGCTCTCCACGATGGGGTACCACCTGCCGCACACCGGACACACTAGAACCCCCTCCTCAATCTCCTTCTCCATACAGCTCGAGACACAGGTTGAGAGGGGGACTGTTGACGCTGGCCTATCGAATAGGTAGCACCACCGCCTGCACTTTAGCCTCTCAGGCTGCGGCGGCATCCCGCTTCTCCTCTCTCTCACCACATAAAGCATCAACCTGGGATTCCTGCACTCGGGGCAAGCCAGCATCTCCAAGTGGTAGTACCTGACCATCTCGCTGACACCTCCAGACGCCCTACGGTGAGATAGGTGGGCCTCGCGAGTGTTTAACCTTCGACAACCCAGCTATGGGGGCGAGCCGCCTACTCGACCTCTATCCCTGCTTTTAGCAGCGGCCTCTCCAGGTCCTCGACGCCGGGGCCTAGCCTTGCGCTGCAGAGGCTCGTGTGGCTGTAGCTTATCAGCGTCTGGCCTTTAACGATAGTCTTTACAGCCCTGCTTATCCTGTCGGCTAGCCTAGTTGGCTCCGGCATCCACCCTCCAGGCTTGACCGCCGCCTTCGCCACTGAGGCAGCCTCCTCAAGAGTTATCATGTGGCCTGGGGACACGTAGACCCCTCTGGGGGGCTCGCCTACCACAACAGCAAGCTTCTCCCCGTTCTGGACCACATACCTCACGCCAGCCTCCTCCACAAGCCTGCCCGTCAGCTTCCTCTTAGCCACCCCTATGCTCGGCCTCTCCAGGATTACTCCCACGTGGCTTGCTATGCCGAAGCGGCGTGGATGGGCTATGCCGTGGCCATCCACCATGACGACGTCCGCCTTGGGTGATAGAGGCGATGCTGCGGGGGCCATTACAGCCAGCTCCCTGAAGGCCAGCAGCCCTGGTATGTATGGTACGCAGACCCTGGAGATGTAGATCTTGCAGTCGACGGGCTCCAGCGTCTCTAGGGAGGTGAGTACAGCGGCTCCAATGCCAACACCCCCCCTTTCGGAGTAGGAGGCGTCTAACCCCAAAGCAGTCCTGGGATCTATATTGAGGGACTCGAGCTTAACCTTCCCCCTAAGGAGGAGCTGGGCCTT comes from the Aeropyrum camini SY1 = JCM 12091 genome and includes:
- a CDS encoding DUF2153 family protein produces the protein MSRPTDVTAFTRSLERWVMLQKAVLENFKNIDSQVRNSDRLDLIIHTRLAFNHMIKTLKAFDDWLQDPFISSNIPRELLLDVWDTTLKMMELLIELDIRHTSQVKNLIEEASREGRLNPLLSQLKDIGGWREDRRGESGSMSI
- a CDS encoding Trm112 family protein, whose protein sequence is MVRYYHLEMLACPECRNPRLMLYVVRERRSGMPPQPERLKCRRWCYLFDRPASTVPLSTCVSSCMEKEIEEGVLVCPVCGRWYPIVESIPVMMDDKYRDPDRDREIASRLAERVPEWVKLRASAPVPLEPRESGEG
- a CDS encoding endonuclease V; translated protein: MKGHCRFSASKAVKAQLLLRGKVKLESLNIDPRTALGLDASYSERGGVGIGAAVLTSLETLEPVDCKIYISRVCVPYIPGLLAFRELAVMAPAASPLSPKADVVMVDGHGIAHPRRFGIASHVGVILERPSIGVAKRKLTGRLVEEAGVRYVVQNGEKLAVVVGEPPRGVYVSPGHMITLEEAASVAKAAVKPGGWMPEPTRLADRISRAVKTIVKGQTLISYSHTSLCSARLGPGVEDLERPLLKAGIEVE